A DNA window from Thiobacillus denitrificans ATCC 25259 contains the following coding sequences:
- a CDS encoding exodeoxyribonuclease III, which yields MRIISANLNGIRSAATKGFFDWLPTQGADVVCVQELKAQATDLKPEVRQCDGLSGAFHCAEKKGYSGVGVYTRQAPQRIVEGLGLPEFDAEGRYIEADYGDLAVISLYQPSGSSSEERQQAKFRFLDAFFPHLEKLVKCGREIIICGDWNIAHQEIDLKNWKSNQKNSGFLPEERAWMTRLFDELGWVDVYRSLYPAHTGEAYTWWSNRGQAWAKNVGWRIDYQIATPGIAAKARSAFVYKEQRFSDHAPLVVDYDHAL from the coding sequence ATGCGAATTATATCGGCCAACCTCAACGGCATCCGTTCGGCGGCCACCAAGGGCTTCTTCGACTGGCTGCCGACGCAGGGCGCGGACGTCGTCTGCGTGCAGGAACTGAAAGCCCAGGCGACCGACCTCAAGCCGGAAGTGCGACAGTGCGACGGGCTCAGCGGGGCCTTTCACTGCGCCGAGAAGAAAGGCTACAGCGGCGTCGGCGTCTACACGCGCCAGGCGCCGCAGCGCATCGTCGAAGGTCTCGGCTTGCCCGAATTCGACGCCGAGGGCCGCTACATCGAAGCCGATTACGGAGATCTCGCGGTCATCTCGCTCTATCAGCCTTCGGGCTCGAGCAGCGAAGAGCGGCAGCAGGCGAAATTCCGCTTCCTCGATGCCTTCTTTCCCCATCTGGAGAAACTGGTCAAATGCGGCCGCGAGATCATCATCTGCGGCGACTGGAACATCGCCCACCAGGAAATCGACCTCAAGAACTGGAAATCCAACCAGAAGAACTCGGGCTTCCTGCCCGAGGAACGCGCCTGGATGACGCGCCTGTTCGACGAACTCGGCTGGGTCGACGTCTACCGCAGCCTCTACCCCGCGCACACCGGCGAGGCCTACACCTGGTGGAGCAACCGCGGCCAGGCCTGGGCCAAGAACGTCGGCTGGCGCATCGACTACCAGATCGCGACGCCGGGCATCGCGGCGAAGGCCCGCTCGGCTTTCGTGTACAAGGAACAGCGGTTTTCCGACCACGCCCCGCTGGTCGTCGATTACGACCATGCGCTGTAG
- the pyrE gene encoding orotate phosphoribosyltransferase, with translation MSDYRAEFVEFAVASQVLCFGEFKTKAGRLSPYFFNAGLFNDGEKLKRLGEFYAKAIVDSGIAFDVMFGPAYKGIPLAASIVIALAGMGRNVPFAFNRKEAKDHGEGGTVVGAPLQGRVLIVDDVISAGTSVRESVDLIRASDATPAGVVIALDRMERGQGDKSAVQEVREQYDIPVVAVVTLDNLVEFLERDANRRTELQAVANYRENYGV, from the coding sequence ATGTCCGATTACAGAGCCGAGTTCGTCGAGTTTGCCGTCGCCTCGCAGGTGTTGTGTTTTGGCGAGTTCAAGACCAAGGCGGGCCGCTTGAGCCCGTATTTTTTCAACGCGGGATTGTTCAACGACGGCGAGAAGCTCAAGCGTCTCGGCGAATTTTACGCGAAAGCCATCGTCGACTCGGGCATCGCGTTCGACGTGATGTTCGGCCCGGCTTACAAGGGAATTCCGCTCGCCGCGAGCATCGTGATCGCACTCGCCGGAATGGGTCGGAACGTGCCGTTCGCGTTCAATCGCAAGGAGGCGAAGGACCACGGCGAAGGCGGCACGGTGGTCGGTGCGCCCTTGCAGGGGCGCGTGCTGATCGTCGACGACGTGATCTCGGCGGGCACGTCGGTGCGCGAGTCGGTCGACCTGATCCGAGCGTCGGACGCTACACCCGCCGGCGTCGTGATCGCGCTGGATCGGATGGAACGGGGCCAGGGCGACAAGTCCGCGGTCCAGGAAGTGCGAGAGCAATACGATATTCCGGTCGTGGCCGTGGTCACGCTGGACAACCTGGTGGAGTTTCTGGAACGTGATGCGAACCGACGTACGGAATTGCAGGCCGTGGCGAATTACCGCGAAAACTACGGCGTCTAG
- a CDS encoding DUF4124 domain-containing protein, producing the protein MRTDVRNCRPWRITAKTTASRLLAVALALAAGGAQAGMYRWVDGNGRVQYSDTPPTTFQTSGGVEMSKQGNVVRRTQSEAERRAEAERVAEQKRVAKIQQRQAQLDRALMSTYTSEAEIDLARDRALEHHKLAIKGARIRAETVERNLAELRARIAGIEKAGRPVGPGLKDQLAQAGRESADLAHTVDSNEEAMTKVREKYAADKARFRELTGQP; encoded by the coding sequence ATGCGAACCGACGTACGGAATTGCAGGCCGTGGCGAATTACCGCGAAAACTACGGCGTCTAGGCTGCTGGCTGTCGCCCTGGCGCTGGCAGCGGGCGGCGCGCAGGCCGGGATGTACCGCTGGGTCGACGGCAACGGCCGCGTGCAGTACAGCGACACGCCGCCGACGACATTCCAGACGAGCGGCGGCGTCGAGATGAGCAAGCAGGGCAACGTCGTCAGGCGCACCCAGTCCGAAGCCGAGCGCCGCGCCGAAGCCGAGCGCGTCGCCGAGCAGAAGCGCGTCGCGAAGATCCAGCAGCGCCAGGCGCAACTCGATCGCGCGCTGATGTCGACCTACACGAGCGAGGCGGAAATCGACCTCGCCCGCGACCGTGCGCTCGAGCATCACAAGCTGGCGATCAAGGGCGCGCGCATCCGCGCCGAGACGGTCGAGCGCAACCTCGCGGAATTGCGTGCACGGATCGCCGGCATCGAAAAAGCCGGCCGCCCGGTCGGGCCGGGCCTCAAGGATCAGCTGGCGCAGGCGGGCCGGGAAAGCGCGGACCTCGCCCACACGGTCGACAGCAACGAGGAAGCGATGACCAAGGTGCGCGAGAAATACGCCGCCGACAAGGCCCGTTTTCGCGAGCTGACGGGCCAGCCCTAA